In one Bacillota bacterium genomic region, the following are encoded:
- a CDS encoding aldehyde:ferredoxin oxidoreductase, whose product MTSVETIKKSRNVLAEYTYQPAAAEKGYTGKSLYVNLSDGTIKAKTITEQMKDVFIGGKGFGLWYLWNAVTPETKWNDPENEIIISAGPIGGITQYPGSGKSLVVTLSPLTGSVMDSNVGGYFGPYLKFSGWDALELQGKAERDTVLFIDGDTGKITLEEVDLDPSASHLTSELLTEAYAESEADRKHISVVSTGSGADNTLIGLLNFSFYDSRRKVTRLKQAGRGGIGTVFRDKKIKALVVRYSKMTGKDNNPVDYDTIARTGRKLHKEINQFDDVQCRMRQAGTANLMTAMNDYDLLPVNNFKYGSHVDGKNISTEALIERFTQGMYDGCWFGCSMSCCKAVDDFELKTGPFKGEKVIVDGPEYENAAGLGANCGIFDLDYIFEANFYCDTYGLDTISTGTLMAFAMECYENGIIDKEVTGGMELKFGNKDAAMELLHQMGQGRGFGKIAGQGVRRMKELFIKEYGADPEFLQDIGMEAKGLEYAEYVSKESLAQQGGFGLTNKGPQHDEAWLIFMDMVNNQIPTFEDKAEALHYFPMFRTWFGLQGLCKLPWNDVEPEGNRELPDAAKVPEHVQNYVDIFNAVTGKNIDKEEMIRQSERVYNFQRVFNLRMGFGKREHDAIPYRSVGPVTVEEYESRAERYDGQLKELGHSPEQMSTEEKMQVLRKHRLEMYETLVDTVYKRRGWTMDGVPTLEHLQALGIDFPEVVEVVKKHL is encoded by the coding sequence ATGACATCTGTGGAAACAATCAAGAAGTCTCGTAATGTGTTGGCCGAGTACACCTATCAGCCTGCGGCCGCAGAGAAGGGCTATACAGGCAAGTCCCTGTATGTCAATCTCTCTGACGGCACTATTAAAGCAAAGACTATTACCGAGCAAATGAAGGACGTTTTTATTGGCGGCAAAGGGTTTGGTCTCTGGTATCTCTGGAATGCAGTAACACCTGAAACCAAATGGAATGACCCTGAAAACGAAATAATTATTTCAGCCGGCCCGATTGGCGGTATCACCCAGTACCCGGGCTCCGGCAAATCGCTAGTGGTTACCCTCTCGCCTTTGACAGGTTCTGTTATGGACAGTAATGTCGGTGGCTATTTTGGTCCTTATCTCAAGTTCTCCGGTTGGGATGCTCTGGAGCTTCAGGGTAAAGCTGAGCGTGATACCGTCCTTTTCATTGACGGTGACACCGGCAAGATCACGTTGGAAGAAGTGGACCTGGACCCCTCCGCAAGTCATCTGACCAGCGAGTTGCTAACCGAAGCTTATGCCGAATCGGAAGCTGACCGCAAGCATATCTCCGTTGTCTCAACGGGCAGCGGCGCCGATAACACTCTCATCGGTCTTCTGAACTTTTCCTTCTATGACAGCCGTCGCAAAGTTACCCGCCTCAAGCAGGCTGGTCGTGGCGGCATCGGCACAGTATTCCGGGATAAAAAGATTAAAGCGCTGGTGGTCCGTTATTCAAAAATGACGGGCAAAGATAATAACCCCGTAGATTACGATACAATTGCCCGCACCGGGCGGAAACTCCATAAAGAGATCAATCAGTTCGACGATGTGCAGTGCCGGATGCGGCAGGCGGGTACTGCTAACCTGATGACAGCAATGAATGATTATGACCTCCTGCCGGTAAACAATTTCAAGTATGGTTCCCATGTGGACGGTAAAAACATCTCCACCGAGGCCCTGATTGAACGGTTCACTCAAGGCATGTACGACGGTTGCTGGTTCGGTTGTTCGATGTCCTGCTGTAAGGCAGTGGACGATTTTGAACTCAAGACCGGCCCCTTTAAAGGTGAAAAGGTTATCGTTGATGGACCGGAGTATGAGAACGCTGCCGGTTTGGGCGCCAACTGCGGCATTTTCGATTTGGATTATATTTTCGAGGCCAACTTCTATTGTGATACTTACGGCCTGGATACCATTTCCACCGGAACGCTGATGGCGTTTGCCATGGAATGTTATGAGAACGGCATCATCGACAAGGAAGTTACCGGCGGCATGGAGCTGAAGTTCGGGAACAAGGATGCCGCCATGGAATTGCTACATCAGATGGGTCAGGGCCGGGGCTTTGGCAAAATCGCTGGTCAGGGTGTTCGCCGGATGAAAGAACTGTTCATCAAAGAATATGGCGCCGACCCCGAGTTCCTCCAGGATATTGGCATGGAGGCCAAGGGCCTGGAGTATGCTGAATACGTCAGCAAAGAATCGCTGGCTCAACAAGGTGGTTTCGGCCTGACCAATAAGGGGCCCCAGCATGATGAGGCCTGGCTGATATTCATGGACATGGTGAATAACCAGATTCCTACCTTCGAAGACAAAGCGGAGGCGCTGCATTACTTCCCCATGTTCCGGACCTGGTTTGGTCTACAGGGGCTGTGTAAGCTGCCCTGGAATGATGTAGAACCGGAAGGAAACAGAGAATTGCCTGACGCTGCAAAAGTGCCTGAGCACGTGCAAAACTATGTCGATATTTTCAATGCTGTTACTGGAAAAAACATCGACAAAGAAGAAATGATCCGTCAGTCGGAACGGGTCTACAATTTCCAGCGGGTCTTCAACCTGCGGATGGGTTTCGGCAAGCGGGAGCATGACGCTATCCCTTACCGCTCAGTGGGACCGGTAACTGTCGAGGAATACGAGTCCCGGGCCGAGCGTTATGACGGTCAGCTCAAAGAGCTTGGCCATTCCCCAGAGCAGATGAGCACAGAGGAAAAAATGCAAGTTCTCCGTAAACATCGCCTAGAAATGTACGAGACTCTTGTAGATACGGTTTACAAGCGCCGGGGCTGGACCATGGACGGCGTGCCCACTCTCGAACATCTGCAAGCTTTAGGTATCGATTTCCCTGAAGTTGTGGAAGTGGTAAAGAAGCATCTTTAA
- a CDS encoding sulfur carrier protein ThiS, whose protein sequence is MTVKKLLDKMNYTFSMIHVWVNGESVPKQDWETFVIPPQAKVQALHQIAGG, encoded by the coding sequence ATGACCGTGAAAAAACTCTTGGATAAAATGAACTATACTTTTTCCATGATTCATGTATGGGTGAATGGAGAATCGGTTCCGAAACAGGATTGGGAGACGTTTGTCATCCCACCACAGGCAAAGGTTCAGGCCCTGCATCAAATTGCAGGTGGCTAA
- a CDS encoding TetR/AcrR family transcriptional regulator has translation MTNKELQRQRMRGYFIDAAIELIDNEGVEAVSARRVAELAGYSYATIYNYFTDIKHLLWHCLPIYIERINQQLQPERMPGPTGLDKLRQSVRAYAKFFVDYPHSFRFIFLTELGDTPEELISTMEKPTFNETLMRILQECVAEGVLTPEQASALIGMIGFTVNGALLFYLNNRLDVDEEEFFIMLDKALDPALNYGGK, from the coding sequence ATGACAAATAAAGAGTTGCAACGGCAGCGGATGAGGGGTTATTTCATCGACGCAGCTATTGAGCTCATCGACAATGAAGGGGTGGAAGCGGTAAGCGCACGCCGGGTCGCTGAGTTGGCCGGCTATTCCTACGCCACCATTTACAATTATTTTACCGACATCAAGCATCTCTTATGGCATTGTCTGCCTATCTATATTGAGCGCATTAACCAACAGTTACAGCCGGAGCGGATGCCCGGACCTACCGGACTCGATAAATTACGTCAGTCGGTACGGGCATATGCCAAATTCTTTGTCGATTATCCCCATAGCTTCCGCTTTATTTTTCTTACGGAGCTGGGAGATACACCTGAAGAGCTCATCAGCACCATGGAAAAGCCGACCTTCAATGAGACCTTAATGCGCATTCTCCAGGAATGCGTGGCTGAAGGGGTGCTGACACCGGAACAAGCATCGGCTCTCATAGGCATGATTGGCTTTACCGTCAACGGGGCATTGCTTTTTTATCTAAACAACCGTCTTGATGTGGACGAGGAAGAATTCTTTATCATGCTGGATAAAGCACTTGATCCAGCGCTCAACTACGGAGGGAAATAA
- a CDS encoding FMN-binding protein has product MWTRKNSLSCWIKHLIQRSTTEGNKMKKSVKIVGIVVLVLAIAISALVLRFVRAADETSELLAAASLANPDLSMVGAGEYFGEFNTPVLAVKVKVTVANQQIVAVEIIEHDHMRGGPAEAIVNTVIERQELLVDHISGATHSSKAILLAIQDALQ; this is encoded by the coding sequence ATGTGGACGAGGAAGAATTCTTTATCATGCTGGATAAAGCACTTGATCCAGCGCTCAACTACGGAGGGAAATAAAATGAAGAAGTCGGTAAAAATTGTTGGTATTGTCGTTCTGGTTCTGGCGATTGCCATAAGTGCTCTGGTTTTGCGCTTCGTTAGGGCGGCGGATGAGACGTCTGAGCTCCTCGCTGCCGCGTCGCTTGCCAATCCCGACCTCAGCATGGTTGGCGCCGGTGAATACTTTGGTGAGTTTAATACACCGGTACTTGCCGTTAAAGTCAAAGTCACGGTTGCCAATCAGCAAATTGTTGCTGTTGAAATCATCGAGCATGACCATATGCGCGGCGGACCAGCGGAAGCGATAGTAAATACGGTAATCGAGCGCCAGGAACTGCTTGTCGACCATATTTCGGGAGCTACCCATAGTTCCAAGGCAATCCTTCTGGCTATTCAGGACGCACTTCAGTGA
- a CDS encoding DUF1679 domain-containing protein produces MKSRRQRVRQGSGEMEQSLELLTAKIVPGSRLLRSWPLVGGVSATVTAVELTLSEGALLKLVIRCHGEADRKRNPNIAADEYNLLHILYSAGLPVPRPYYAGFCTSFPAPCLVIEYIEGKAEFAPTNLPAYLRQMASALARIHSLDVELLNLSFLPRQSEVLPASGRLSLVHGDYWPGNILWQEQKLAAIIDWEDACVGSPLYDLANCRLELLWAFDQHVMQAFTSEYQALSGLDLSLLSCWDIHVASKSLPKVKGWGLPPAREQEMEVKGHWFIDYARRKCKF; encoded by the coding sequence ATGAAAAGCAGACGGCAGAGGGTTAGGCAAGGGAGCGGCGAGATGGAGCAATCCCTAGAATTATTGACTGCGAAAATTGTTCCCGGTAGTCGGCTTTTGCGTTCCTGGCCCCTGGTCGGTGGGGTATCGGCAACAGTAACGGCCGTGGAGCTGACCTTGTCTGAGGGTGCGCTGTTAAAGTTGGTCATTCGCTGTCATGGCGAAGCCGACAGGAAGAGAAATCCTAACATTGCGGCCGACGAATATAATTTGTTACATATTTTATATTCTGCCGGTTTGCCCGTTCCCCGCCCTTATTATGCTGGTTTCTGCACATCATTTCCCGCTCCCTGTCTGGTGATTGAATATATAGAGGGGAAGGCTGAATTTGCCCCGACCAATTTGCCCGCTTACCTCAGACAAATGGCTTCTGCCTTGGCGAGAATACATTCCCTAGATGTAGAGTTGCTTAATTTATCGTTCCTGCCCCGACAGTCTGAGGTTTTGCCGGCATCTGGTCGATTATCTCTGGTTCATGGCGATTATTGGCCGGGAAATATTCTCTGGCAGGAGCAGAAGCTGGCTGCAATTATTGATTGGGAAGATGCCTGTGTGGGCAGCCCCCTTTATGACCTGGCAAACTGCCGCTTGGAACTGCTTTGGGCCTTTGACCAACATGTCATGCAGGCCTTTACTTCGGAGTACCAGGCCCTGTCTGGGCTCGATCTAAGCTTGCTCTCATGTTGGGATATTCATGTTGCGAGCAAATCTCTGCCTAAAGTAAAAGGCTGGGGTTTGCCACCGGCGCGCGAGCAGGAAATGGAAGTAAAGGGGCATTGGTTTATAGATTATGCCCGAAGAAAGTGTAAATTTTAA
- the putP gene encoding sodium/proline symporter PutP: protein MTPTYITFGFYLVAMITVGIITYRMTNTLSDYVIAGRNLNKWVAALSAQASDMSGWLLLGLPGAAYATGLGAWSIWIAIGLATGTLLNWQYVAKRLRSFTETFGDSITLSDYFANRFQDKTHVLRIASAIFILTFFLFYTASGLVAGGKLFEAAFGMDYTTALLIGTFVIVAYTFMGGFFAVSWSDFFQGGLMFLALIIAPILTIQYVGGLGAVADAISNANPGLLDIGADVDYAIENGGQWVSLGSMSAVAIISALAWGLGYFGQPHILARFMAIRSLKDVKVSRLISVVWVVLTLYGAVFVGFIGISAFGPGNGLPDPEWVFMEVVQLVFNPWIAGVLLAAVLAAIMSTIDSQLLVSSSALTEDFYHTFFRRNASQKELVWVSRVAVLVIAGIALILAFSGGQVLELVAYAWAGFGAAFGPAVLFSLFWRRMTKNGALVGMIVGGLTVILWEYTGSALYEIVPGFLFSSIAIVVVSLLGKEPTPEVLKEFDNAEEIVKAG, encoded by the coding sequence ATGACCCCAACCTACATTACCTTTGGCTTCTATCTGGTTGCCATGATAACTGTCGGAATCATTACTTATCGCATGACTAATACGCTTTCAGACTACGTAATCGCCGGACGGAACCTTAATAAGTGGGTGGCTGCGCTTTCTGCTCAGGCCAGTGACATGAGCGGTTGGTTGCTCCTGGGCCTGCCCGGCGCTGCATATGCTACCGGTCTCGGCGCCTGGAGTATCTGGATTGCAATTGGTTTGGCTACCGGGACATTGTTAAACTGGCAGTATGTGGCCAAAAGACTGCGGAGTTTCACCGAAACCTTTGGCGATTCAATTACACTCTCCGATTATTTCGCCAATCGTTTTCAGGACAAAACCCATGTTCTTAGGATAGCTTCCGCTATTTTTATTCTTACTTTCTTCTTGTTCTACACTGCTTCCGGACTGGTGGCCGGCGGCAAACTCTTTGAAGCAGCCTTCGGCATGGATTACACAACTGCGCTGCTAATCGGTACATTTGTTATTGTCGCCTATACGTTTATGGGCGGATTCTTTGCGGTCAGTTGGAGCGACTTCTTCCAGGGTGGCCTGATGTTCCTTGCGTTGATCATTGCCCCGATTTTGACAATACAGTATGTTGGAGGTTTGGGTGCGGTGGCAGATGCCATCAGCAACGCCAACCCCGGTTTGTTGGATATTGGCGCCGATGTGGATTACGCTATCGAGAACGGAGGACAATGGGTCTCACTTGGCTCCATGAGCGCTGTAGCGATAATCTCCGCTCTTGCCTGGGGGCTAGGGTACTTTGGCCAACCTCATATTCTCGCTCGGTTTATGGCTATCCGTTCGCTTAAGGATGTGAAGGTCTCGCGCCTTATCTCTGTGGTCTGGGTAGTCCTCACCCTTTATGGTGCTGTATTTGTCGGCTTCATCGGCATTTCTGCATTTGGCCCCGGCAACGGGTTACCTGACCCCGAGTGGGTGTTCATGGAAGTTGTCCAACTGGTCTTTAATCCTTGGATAGCTGGAGTATTGCTGGCAGCGGTTCTGGCTGCGATTATGAGCACCATCGACTCTCAGTTGCTGGTGTCTTCCAGCGCACTGACAGAAGACTTCTATCACACGTTCTTCCGGCGCAATGCCAGCCAGAAGGAGCTGGTTTGGGTAAGCAGAGTTGCCGTGCTTGTTATCGCGGGGATTGCACTGATTCTTGCCTTCAGCGGCGGACAGGTTTTGGAATTGGTGGCATACGCTTGGGCCGGTTTCGGCGCTGCCTTTGGCCCTGCGGTACTGTTCTCCCTGTTCTGGCGGCGGATGACCAAGAATGGCGCCTTGGTCGGCATGATTGTCGGTGGACTCACCGTCATTCTCTGGGAATACACCGGCTCTGCCCTCTATGAAATCGTTCCCGGCTTCTTGTTCTCCTCCATCGCCATCGTTGTTGTCAGTCTGCTTGGCAAAGAACCTACTCCTGAAGTGCTCAAAGAATTTGACAATGCAGAGGAAATTGTCAAGGCAGGTTAG
- a CDS encoding DNA-binding protein: MAKDLITAQALADTLDLSVETIWRYTRTKRIPYVELGSRQYRYNLEAVVAALAGTAVGEESGDYRTTPSRPAAQQGGRYELLAGKSVLTPAPSILHQRVARELQYLLITYFRQIDPQGEVFSAPLDVALADDTIVCPDIIYVAGPQRDILKDTKVEGAPTLIAEVMSRDSRRRDRIDKMEIYKQAEVQHYWLLDPIEKILECFVYDKGYYSRPAAGMEAEVVEHPDFAGLNIPLANLWWE; encoded by the coding sequence ATGGCCAAAGATTTAATAACTGCTCAAGCACTTGCCGACACGCTTGACCTTTCGGTAGAAACAATTTGGCGGTACACCCGGACAAAGCGGATTCCCTATGTTGAATTGGGCAGCAGGCAATATCGCTATAATCTTGAGGCAGTGGTTGCCGCTTTGGCTGGCACTGCTGTTGGGGAAGAGTCAGGCGATTATCGGACAACTCCCAGCAGGCCGGCGGCACAACAGGGAGGCAGGTATGAACTGCTTGCCGGCAAATCGGTTCTGACCCCGGCCCCGAGTATTCTACACCAACGGGTAGCCCGGGAGTTGCAGTATTTGCTCATTACCTATTTTAGACAAATTGACCCCCAGGGCGAGGTTTTTAGCGCGCCTCTGGATGTGGCCCTGGCCGATGACACGATTGTATGCCCGGATATTATCTATGTTGCCGGCCCGCAACGGGACATACTTAAGGATACAAAAGTTGAGGGCGCTCCGACGTTGATAGCCGAAGTCATGTCCCGGGACAGCCGTCGTCGCGACCGGATTGACAAAATGGAGATTTACAAACAAGCGGAGGTTCAGCATTATTGGTTGCTGGACCCAATCGAGAAAATCCTGGAGTGTTTTGTCTACGACAAAGGCTATTACAGCCGGCCGGCAGCGGGCATGGAAGCCGAAGTCGTGGAGCATCCCGATTTCGCGGGGCTAAACATTCCCCTGGCTAATCTCTGGTGGGAGTAA
- a CDS encoding restriction endonuclease: protein MEAAIFLALLAVLGFGIYWAKEYRQKTTLLNSTITQLTRCNKDMKITLLKGLIRRFGNGDDDEETPWDFERFVGRVLEQYYNCSVEVTMASNDYGVDLRLHQSDGLYLGQVKCYQEDNKVGFEPIAIIHSQMLKQKARGGYVVTTSDYTANARQYAADLNIRLINGCELVEMWTETVEAAETKNKAAAKPQQA, encoded by the coding sequence GTGGAAGCGGCAATCTTTTTGGCCTTGCTGGCAGTTCTGGGATTCGGCATCTACTGGGCAAAAGAGTATCGGCAGAAGACCACATTGCTAAATTCCACCATCACCCAGCTTACCCGCTGCAATAAAGACATGAAAATAACTCTGCTCAAGGGATTAATCCGACGTTTTGGCAATGGTGATGACGATGAAGAAACCCCCTGGGATTTTGAACGTTTTGTTGGCCGGGTCCTTGAGCAGTATTATAATTGTTCTGTAGAAGTAACAATGGCTAGCAATGACTATGGCGTTGATCTGCGCCTGCATCAGTCCGATGGACTATACTTGGGACAGGTTAAGTGTTATCAAGAAGATAACAAGGTTGGCTTCGAGCCGATTGCAATAATCCACTCCCAGATGCTAAAGCAAAAGGCCAGGGGTGGCTATGTGGTTACGACTTCTGACTATACAGCCAACGCTAGACAATATGCAGCAGATTTGAATATCCGCCTGATTAACGGTTGTGAATTAGTGGAGATGTGGACAGAGACTGTGGAGGCGGCCGAGACAAAAAATAAAGCCGCTGCAAAACCTCAGCAAGCATAA
- a CDS encoding glycerophosphodiester phosphodiesterase gives MAIFYNYVQRGLTSLSHFALTGASIRHMLSNKLVQGGTDLVYILVPFVLLLLALALCIYINPGPNVRQSNKTAWLKQVPIAHRGLHTDDADVPENSIHAFRRAIDKGYGIEIDVQLSADGRVIVFHDYNLKRMIGLDMNTADLTWDQLEGLRLLDGDQGIPLLKDLLSLIDGKVPLLIEVKNEGAVGPLEQALIDDLQDYTGDFAIQAFNPFVLAYIKKHAPQYIRGQLSSDFKNEDLAWWKKFVLRYLLLNKISEPSFVAYETGTLPGWLAKRLKQKGLYLLTWTVKDMESYKRDIQIFDNVIFEGFEAPRK, from the coding sequence ATGGCCATTTTCTATAACTACGTACAAAGAGGCTTGACATCATTATCGCACTTTGCCTTGACCGGCGCGAGTATTCGGCATATGCTTAGTAATAAGCTTGTCCAAGGAGGTACTGATTTGGTCTACATATTAGTTCCCTTTGTCTTATTGCTCCTGGCGCTCGCTCTCTGCATATATATCAATCCCGGTCCAAATGTGCGTCAATCGAACAAAACTGCCTGGTTGAAGCAAGTCCCCATCGCTCATCGAGGGCTGCACACTGACGATGCGGATGTTCCCGAAAACTCTATACATGCCTTTCGCCGGGCGATTGACAAGGGCTACGGGATAGAAATTGACGTACAGCTTTCGGCGGATGGACGGGTGATAGTGTTTCATGACTATAATTTAAAACGAATGATCGGTTTAGACATGAACACTGCGGACCTTACCTGGGATCAATTAGAGGGCTTGCGCCTGCTGGATGGCGATCAGGGAATTCCGCTGCTTAAAGATCTACTGTCGCTCATTGATGGCAAAGTACCGCTATTGATTGAGGTAAAAAATGAAGGCGCCGTTGGTCCGTTGGAACAGGCGCTAATCGATGATTTACAGGATTACACAGGCGATTTTGCAATCCAGGCCTTTAACCCGTTTGTGCTGGCGTACATAAAAAAACATGCCCCCCAGTATATTCGGGGACAACTTTCCAGCGATTTTAAGAACGAAGACCTGGCCTGGTGGAAGAAGTTTGTTTTACGCTACTTACTTTTGAATAAGATCAGCGAACCTTCTTTTGTCGCCTACGAAACGGGCACCCTGCCCGGGTGGCTTGCAAAGCGCCTGAAGCAAAAAGGCCTATATCTGCTTACCTGGACTGTCAAGGATATGGAGAGCTACAAGCGGGACATTCAAATATTCGACAATGTGATTTTTGAGGGGTTTGAAGCGCCACGCAAATAA
- a CDS encoding aminotransferase class I/II-fold pyridoxal phosphate-dependent enzyme, producing the protein MPGLRIGAAVLNNTLQEQVTNLKHLSDLNTSGLHQAALDIFIKSGLYAKHISKIKSAYTTKLKKAQVIFQALSPPGLNWHVPQHGIFIWLELPTQQAESFSNRLKQLGIIVQSAADCFPEDWVPGTIRVDPAKCIRLCIAEIPDDNLDSFATILKEVKPNYAGGSSVIINNAPQNGHFL; encoded by the coding sequence ATGCCTGGATTGCGCATTGGGGCAGCAGTTCTCAATAATACTTTACAAGAGCAAGTCACCAACCTTAAACACCTCAGCGACCTTAACACTTCCGGCCTCCACCAAGCAGCATTGGACATATTCATTAAGTCCGGGTTGTATGCCAAACATATCAGTAAAATAAAAAGCGCCTATACAACTAAACTAAAGAAGGCTCAGGTAATTTTTCAGGCCCTAAGCCCCCCAGGCCTCAACTGGCATGTTCCTCAACATGGTATTTTCATCTGGCTGGAGTTACCCACTCAACAAGCTGAGAGCTTTAGCAACAGACTCAAGCAACTGGGGATAATAGTCCAGTCGGCTGCGGATTGCTTTCCCGAGGATTGGGTCCCGGGCACTATTAGAGTCGACCCAGCTAAATGTATCCGGCTTTGCATAGCTGAAATCCCTGATGATAATCTCGACAGCTTTGCCACGATTTTAAAAGAAGTAAAGCCGAATTACGCCGGGGGTTCATCTGTAATTATCAATAACGCACCACAAAATGGCCATTTTCTATAA
- a CDS encoding SAM-dependent DNA methyltransferase has product MNNFNDKVNFIWTIAELLRGPYKKEQYGDVVLPMAVLRRFDCVLEDTKEDVLKRYEALKKTNLQNIDPVLNSVSKQQFNNTSPYDFQKLLAEPDNIASNLRNYINGFSKNAREIIEHFDFDKHITKLDDNDLLYLIVSRFAEIDLHPEVVSNLEMGYVFEELIRRFSEHGEAGDHYTPREVIKLMVNILLNGANEDLTMPGKVTTVYDCAAGTGGMLSVAEQYLRELNPDIQVEVFGQELNPQSYAICKADMMIKDHNANNIVLGDSFTKDGHADEKFRYMLVNPPFGVEWKKAQKFIKEEHETKGYNGRFGAGLPRVSDGSLLFLQHLISKMKEDEQGSRIGIIFNGSPLFTGDAGSGESEIRRWIIENDMLEGIIALPDQLFYNTGISTYVWIVTNRKNNDPKNGPIRTGRVQLVNAVEYYQKMRKSLGHKRHEISEEQINEISRIYAEFKDVENCKIFDNDDFGFHKVVVERPLRLNFQVTEERIERVKAERAFENLAASRKKGQAGQQEIEEGQQFQEQILNVLYSMDSSVVYKNRDEFTKVLKKAFKSEEVVLSAPVLKAILSALSERDETADICTDSKGNPEPDTELRDTENVPLKEDIQEYFKREVKPHVPDAWIDESKTKVGYEIPLTRHFYKYEPLRPSEEIMGEIKELEKDILAKIRKVMGNGEI; this is encoded by the coding sequence ATGAACAATTTCAATGACAAGGTAAACTTTATCTGGACCATAGCGGAACTGCTAAGAGGACCATACAAGAAAGAGCAGTATGGCGATGTAGTACTGCCAATGGCGGTTCTCCGGCGTTTTGATTGTGTCTTGGAAGATACAAAGGAAGATGTTTTAAAGCGGTATGAGGCATTGAAAAAGACCAATCTGCAAAATATTGACCCTGTCCTCAACAGTGTGTCAAAGCAGCAGTTTAACAATACAAGCCCCTACGATTTCCAAAAGCTTCTTGCAGAGCCAGATAACATTGCCAGTAACCTGAGGAATTACATAAATGGTTTCTCAAAGAATGCTCGGGAGATTATTGAGCATTTTGACTTCGATAAGCACATCACTAAGCTTGATGATAACGACTTGTTGTATCTTATCGTATCTAGATTCGCAGAGATTGATCTTCATCCTGAAGTGGTCAGCAACCTGGAAATGGGTTATGTATTCGAGGAGCTTATCCGTAGGTTCTCGGAACATGGTGAAGCAGGTGACCACTATACCCCCAGGGAAGTTATTAAGTTAATGGTCAATATTCTCTTGAATGGAGCAAATGAGGATTTAACCATGCCTGGTAAGGTTACTACGGTCTATGACTGTGCCGCAGGTACTGGCGGCATGTTGAGTGTTGCAGAGCAATACCTTCGGGAGCTTAATCCTGATATCCAGGTTGAGGTATTTGGCCAGGAGCTAAACCCTCAGTCTTATGCTATCTGTAAGGCTGATATGATGATAAAAGACCACAACGCCAATAATATTGTTCTTGGCGATTCATTTACGAAAGATGGCCACGCAGATGAGAAGTTCCGTTATATGCTGGTCAACCCTCCATTTGGTGTGGAGTGGAAGAAGGCCCAGAAGTTTATTAAAGAAGAGCATGAGACCAAGGGTTATAACGGCCGGTTTGGGGCAGGCTTACCCCGGGTATCTGATGGCTCTTTGCTATTCCTGCAGCATCTTATTTCTAAGATGAAGGAAGATGAGCAGGGGAGCCGTATCGGTATCATTTTTAACGGCAGCCCTCTTTTTACTGGTGATGCTGGATCCGGTGAATCTGAGATCCGTCGTTGGATAATCGAAAATGATATGCTGGAAGGCATTATCGCCTTACCAGACCAGTTGTTTTACAACACTGGTATTTCAACCTATGTCTGGATAGTAACCAACCGAAAAAACAATGATCCCAAGAATGGACCGATCCGCACAGGCAGAGTTCAATTGGTTAATGCCGTAGAATATTATCAAAAGATGCGCAAGAGCCTTGGGCATAAGCGCCATGAAATCTCTGAAGAGCAGATTAACGAAATATCTCGGATTTATGCAGAGTTTAAAGATGTCGAGAACTGTAAGATTTTTGATAATGATGATTTTGGCTTCCACAAGGTTGTTGTTGAAAGGCCTCTCAGGTTAAATTTCCAAGTAACCGAGGAACGAATAGAAAGAGTAAAAGCGGAACGTGCATTTGAAAACTTAGCTGCTTCTAGAAAGAAAGGTCAAGCTGGGCAACAAGAGATTGAAGAAGGACAACAATTTCAGGAACAGATTCTTAACGTCTTATATTCTATGGATAGTTCAGTGGTATACAAAAATAGGGACGAGTTTACTAAGGTGTTGAAGAAAGCGTTTAAATCTGAGGAAGTAGTTTTATCTGCTCCTGTGCTAAAAGCAATCTTAAGTGCTCTGTCCGAGCGAGACGAGACCGCTGACATTTGCACTGATTCAAAAGGAAACCCTGAGCCAGATACTGAACTCAGGGATACTGAGAATGTCCCACTTAAGGAAGATATTCAGGAATACTTCAAAAGGGAAGTAAAGCCACATGTTCCTGACGCTTGGATTGATGAGTCTAAGACTAAGGTGGGCTACGAGATACCATTGACCAGGCATTTTTATAAGTATGAACCCCTTAGACCTTCAGAGGAAATCATGGGTGAGATTAAGGAACTCGAAAAAGACATCCTGGCTAAAATCAGGAAGGTGATGGGCAATGGCGAAATATAA